The Cryptomeria japonica chromosome 9, Sugi_1.0, whole genome shotgun sequence DNA segment CATTGTTAAGTACGTCCAGCGAAAAAACCCAAGGCTAAACAGGACATGTTTCCATTAATCAGGTGATTCCTTAAACCACTTTAATGCTGTCACAACCAACTTTATCTCAACCCCTTCACTAATTTATAACAGAACTTAAAAGAAATCCAAATTCAATTAAAGTGGTCCAATGCCTATCAATAAGAATTTCTcacacaaaaaaattggaaaaaaaaatgaagaatattAGGCCAAATTCAGAGCCCTCATCAATAAGAATTTAGTTTTCAACTTTCTCAAGTCATAGTTGAACCCTGATTCAAATAAAGCTGACCCAATTAACATTTTTCAGGATTCCACATtgccaaaaacaaaacaaaaaaatccctTAACATCTATTAAAGTGACCCATATATCACATCTTTTAAAATTCCAAACACCCAAAAACCTAAAACAAAAAAATTCTAGGATATATCAACGCAATCAAATACAAATCCATTAATTTTTCACACAACCAAAACACAAAACCTTAATACAAATTCTAagatcttatcaatcaaaatttacattaaTTTTCTCGAACGTCAGAAGTGAACCATGATTCAAAATTAAAGCGACCAAACTTAGAGTTCTACCTACGAAATAAAAACCAAAGATGTCAAAGTGATCAAATAAACATCCATGagcgaatttaaaaaaaaaaaaaaaaatcctaatccaAATTGAGAGAGCCCATCAATTTTTATCACGGTTTCAATTCCTAGCCCTATCAAATATTTTCATGGGGTCATATTCTGAAAAACCCTAATTCAAATCCAAATCCATGTCAATTTTTTCCAGGGTTTGacaattcaaaaaaatttattcgACCCCAAAGACCACATCAATTTTTTCGGTCACATACCCAAAAACCATAATTCGGATCCAGCGCCCCGATCAATTGATTCctcctcttctttttcatcttcagcTGGTCTTGGTATCAGGCATGGGAATAAACCCACCGGCATTGACAGCGCCTCTGGGCGGAGCAAACCCCAAAAACTTCTGCAAATTCGATCGTATACTCATCGAGCACAAAAAGTAGAAAAAGACCATGGAACAATCGGTAACATCGTCCCCACCGAGGCCCCTGTGACTCATCCTCTGCACGAGAGGTATGGGCGAAAAGGGCAGTTTCGCAACAGCCTTCCCTTCAAACAAGGAGCTCAGCAGCCcaaaaacaatcacaagcacaacGGCCACAACTCCTCCAGACTTAAACTTGGAGAAAGAAAGATCTCTACTGGATTCCTTTAAGCTGTTCTCAAATCTGTCCTTCTTCTTCGACTTGGACTTCTTGACAGAGAGCGCGTTGCTACTGTTGTTTGTGGTCTTCATTGTTTCGAGCTTTTTTGCGGTTTTATCGATAGTAGAGCGCAGAGATTTATAGGAGGAAGTTCTGTAAATGAGAATCCATGATATGCCTTCACATACGAAGGCAGAGATGATGGAGATTGAAAGTATGAGGAGGCTGTCTGCGTACCTCAGAGATAAAATTGAccaagacatgattgatttgttcCCCGGAGGTCCCGTGCTCGATCCCCTGCTTTAATTCACCGCCGCCGCCCTCTGATTTGCTACTTCCCCTAAACTATGTGATAAATATATAGTTGTGAGGTCTGTGATGAGCTGTGATGAGCTCGGGCTCTGTGAATTAATTGGGAAGACTCCGAGCAGTCCGCAAGACTAACAAAGGGAAGGCCACAAAATTTATGTTTTGTCGAGTAGTTTTAACACCTAATTTTCTGctgatatattaaatttattacCCAAAAAAAAGTACCTCCATTAAAAAAGGTggtgttttcttttgttttcttttgttttcttttgtttttttggttAGAGAAGTGTATTCTTATGTGCATTGAATGAATGAACATTTTTAATAAGTCTATGAGGCCAAACACCTTAAGAAATGTATGGGTAGCCAACAAAGTAAAGCATGtagagtgagaaatgtagccaacacagtctggtttcgagtataccacaccctgtataagacccatgatagtagagacaaggacaaatgattttgaggctgatattcgattgagatgacaattgtgatcaggttgaatgtttggttttaatttaaaaagttcatctggttaagcatgatttcattaaagcgcagtgttgaattgattgtcgttggatgtatgctcggtgatctgtcttatgcacaggggggttatttatgttttgttttgcttttcgagattttacaattgtTTTTGTTCGTTttctttcaagactttatttgatttttagggattttttcaagacattatttgatttttagaattatttcaggacatttttcaatttttttgtttgaatttttttcaggacatttttcaatttttatgatttgttcaggacatttttcaatttttttttgaattttttcaggacatttttcgatttttaagacttttttaagGACATTGTTGGATTTAAAcgctccagtgattgatcatgacgaggggaaggcacccaatgcgcacttgaaagacacatagactgggaccaaaacatatgtgcaagaaactggagtaggcaagacagtgatgttgaccaataacaggcttgGAATAGAACATTTGGTCGAGACGAAGATAAGCATGATAAACCAGCCGAGAAAGAACAttgctagaagtcatgatagatgacgaagcaataatctcattactcatggcgcctgattgccaggttttcaccatggtacttgcccaaagcgcctgtttgccaggttttcactagagagTGATCATTTTTTTTTGTGCTCTgtacttttttttgctttttctcttttgctttgtctttttttttttctttttttttttgtattttttcatttttttgtatttttttaggatcatatttgaataagtaccgatagagaattatgcccagtacttgcgaagatgcatgctgttgataggatcggacagaggttcaccttccggggtagcaagctgatatgcccccgagccatatgctgcagttactatgaaaggaccaacccaattaggttcaaacttgcccttgatgatgtcagtagattgtgcattcttgggatttgcctttaaaaccaggtctcccacttcgaagtgtcgccctttgactttcttattataagagcgacggagacggttttgatatgcttgcaaatgtgtcaaagttgtttgacgcttttcatctaacatttcaagctgatgcagccgagagactctgtgtgtctcatcatcaatcaagtgttgcaaggaaaccctcaaggaaggaatctcgacttccaaaggtaaaatggcttccgcaccatacaccaaggaataaggtgttgcgccagtaggtgtgcggatagaagtgcgataggcccatagtgctggatttaactgtacatgccaatctcgaccagcatcattgacaaccttcttcaggatcttgataatggtcttatttgatgcttcagcttgaccattcccctatggatagtatggactagaaaaacggtgttgaatatgaaacttgtcacacagttctttaacatctttattcttaaaaggtcgaccattatctgtgactatggcaaggggaatcccatatctgcatatgatatagttcaacaagaattttgaaatttggacaccagtgatataagtcatggggatagcctcgatccatttggtaaaatattctgtagctgtaataatgaacttgtgtccatttgcagatgttgggtgaatcttgccgataagatccaatccccactgagaaaagggccatggagatataatagaatgaagctcttgggctggtgcatgaatataatttccatggatctggcatttgtagcactttttaacaaaatcatgaacatctttttccagagtgggccaataatacccagcacgaatcaactttttggctaagcttagaccattgaaatggcccccacatataccatcatgaacctcgtgtaaagccgtttgtgcttcgtcagaatccaaacacttgaggagggtatggtcaaaggaacggcggtaaagggtgtcagcgatgatgacatatttggctgcctgtcgaataaaggctcggcgttggttagcgaaaaagttaggtggtaaggtttgggatttcaaatactgatatatgtcattgtaccacggggagttgggaccaacaagaacacacatcacatcagctgtcgaaatgtcaaaagaggggaccatcaattgttcaaccaagaattcacacttgtccatattatgaggcatattcaacatggaagcaatcgtagccattgcatctgccgacttgttttgcattcttggcacttgactgaaatggatagctgtgaattttgtcttgaagaaatctaccatgtgcttataaggaataagcttttcatcttttgtttcatagtcatcattcacttgtcggatgactaattgagaatctccatagacttgcaaatgcttgatgttccagtggactgctactcggagtcctgtgaccagtgcttcatactctgcaatgttattggtacaatggaaagttattctgtaggactttggaatagcgtcaccttgaggggtgacaaacagaaTACCAGCTCcggacctgaacttggtatgggatccatcaaagtataacttccattcattagaggatgtgagagcaaagactgattcatctggaaaatcggtcaacatgggatgatcgtcagaaatagaagcgtctgcaagttgatctgctatgatttgtccctttatcgcctttcgctccatatactcaatatcaaattcactgaggatcatgacccactttgctaggcgacctgtcaaagctgctcggctaagcaaatattttaagggatcaatttttgcaaccaacaatgtttggtggcttagcatataatgtcggagcttttgtgttgcaaataccactgctaagcatgccctctcaatagttgaataatttaattcataaccaaccagtgtccggctgatataataaatagctctttctttgccattctcatcttgttgagccaagagaactcctaatgctatttcagttgcagagatatataataaaaagggttttccttctattggaggcattagaataggcggtgacagcaaatagtctttgagagcttgaaaggctgattgacattgctcagtccatttaaaagcgacacctttgtgcagtagatgttggaatggatgacatttgtcagccaactgagctatgaagcgacgaattgactggagctttccttgcagacttcttaattgctggaggtttgaaggtggaggcatatccattattgctttgaccttggtggggtcgacctcaatgcctcggtgagaaacaatgtattcgagtaatttgccagctgtaacaccaaagacacacttttttggattgagcctgagtttgtaggtctccattctatcaaagattgggcccaggatggctagatgactatctctggtgacagatttacataacaagtcatcaacataatcctccatcaaagtgtgcatgaaatcatgaaaaattgtcgtcattgctctttgatatgttgcacctgcatttttgagaccgaagggcatcacattccagcaataagtgccccaagcacatgtgaatgcggtcttatgttgatcttcaggtgcaatacggatttggttgtagccggagaaaccatccattagtgaaagcatctcatatccagccgtcatgtccactatgatgtctatgtttggcaatggaaaatcatccttagggcatgctttattgaggtcccgaaaatctgtgcagattctgatgcccccagttactttgctaactggtactagatttgaaatctagtctgcataatcaatgggtctgatgaagcccacatctagtaatttttttaattccactttgaccaaaagagccacctgaggatgcatctttcgaagcttttgtttaacaggcttagcatctgctttcaatggcaaatgatgaaggactaactctggatcgaggccaggcatatctgcataggaccatgcaaagctgatcttcttctctagaaagaaattgacaaaatctattttctcttgttttgacagggaggcagcaaagtgaatgaccttagggttattaggtgttcccagattgatttcctcggtcatctccaccagcaatgttgatttgttctgaattgataggggtacgtccactcttccacctttgggcgactaagaaaggttttcacccgcaggtacatcttttatttttacttttgtatgatcagagagcgccttacggttttcactcaaagatctattcttttgatttttttctttttctttttctttttcatgactggaagagggagttgactccccaaaatatgctgttgaatccaggtcaataacaaatcctgccttatgatcgccttgtggtatgccttcccgtagtcccaggaattctgcaattgcttcgtcattttgaaaacagtccaatgtgagcggttcttgttggtcatattggataagctggggataaatgaggggcatgtcatcatcggttgtaaggatagagagggctgatatggtaaaaatgtgaacatctgtggtgtcactatccgaactgcttgtatcgaattcggagcttggatcccaaaatgactctatccaagcatgaggacatgttttaggaagaggagttatttcatgtttgtcttccataggcaaattatcagggtcaatgaagatattgtcaagggcataggagctagaagaaaaagaactccactcccattcattagaatcagtctcgggtcgggtatcctcaggtgttatttcatcgtcagaatcacgcccttttcgacacgtgggcattttggtagatgtggatccaattcgtaacggtacaaaacctaaccctaaagttgggggtcgcctcatgggtatgacaggttctaatcttccattgttgttcaggcctaagccactacagccatcatatcctttcttctgtagcatagtaaatcctttgccatataattccactggcaacttgacagatggggtttcagttggatccttatagagccaatctatgacatcatcatctacagtttctttgtcaagttctccccatcttgcaaatgtagtgggaggctgatattgaataatgaccttaggttctttttgcaataaatgcggtttgccatatgattttggagatattggcaaattctcgatgaggaatgtctgatccattgaatattctccacatccttggtcttgtatcttcaattttcctttgacagcctctaacaattgattgggatccacatagctatgtgatttggcttctctattgactgggacttgctgctgaggagtaCCCCTTAAGGTAGCACAGaactgaaatggattaggatctcctggaattgttatctcagttccattgtaaggatattttagacattgatgataggtggatggaattgctttcattgcatggatccatggacggccaagaatcatattataagggagatcaaggtctaggacttgtaggaaagtattttccgtcactggaccaactctgataggcaatgtaattatccctttggatgggcgttcagcatcatcatatgctttaattgttatccttttggaagcatcaatgtcattttctgtatatccaaggccaatgaccactcttaaggtacagatattaagacccgctccgccatctatcaagactcgccgaattttgcaattatggacaaagacttctaggtgcaaagggtcgttatgagggagcttatcaggtgagatatcactatcagaaaatgcgacactttgggaaatggctaaatgtccaatccgcgcttgaaattggtcaacatcaatatctgttgggacagtggactcagtcaaagctttatctaggactgcacgatgcatgggagacattttcaacaactctagaatggatatttgtgcaggtgtttttcctaggtgatccaaaagattatactgactggcaggaattggtttgggaggagctgcaggagctcctttcaagactattttggatcgacgagtggtgaccgcacaagaaggatcttgtccttttattctcaaggtggatacatactcatttgacgcatgaaaacaattaataacattgtgataaccagtatttgcataattggccatttgagcagagttggaagaagatgctttacccttgtcatgatcaagcaaaggagttttgaaaatagtatgatcagtgttagaggtcaggtggggtggatctatctcaattactccttgctccaataaatcttgaatcatatgttttagttgaaaacatgaagcagttttatgtcctttggaccgatgatactcacagtacgcattatcattccaccaatgcggctttactgcTGGTTCTGctttaatatctggtagcttgataaatttcgcttgtattaattgcttcattactgattcaataggctctcccaatggcgtaaactgtcgaggaggcccatcctgcgatcggaagggtttgcgttgttgattttgttgttggccttgttgttgattatattgttgagtatgctgttgttgagcatgttgttgatattgcggctgttgagcatTTTGTTGATATTGCAACTATTGAGTAACAtttctcattggtgcttgattttgttccatagttgacatgttaggaacactcaatttcttaattgtgaatgggggttgatttgcatgcaccgctctcgcatcaacaacaccatcattagtgacgttcttgttcttataccaaaatctatttctgtcccctgaataatttgtgttgtcattgtccttattgagcttgataattcctttagctacaagagctgtttcaatactcattcctttcttaatgagtttttctatagtactaggacttttcaattttagctcatacatcatttctgggaccagtatctggataaacagattcacttgttgttcttcaggtatatcgagagaagaacgactatacaagcttcgccatcgttgcaaaaaggtcactaatggttcaccttgcttttgtttggtattgcataaatccgacatagtcacatcactgtcgatgttgaacgcgaaatgagatataaacttttgcgccagttctgaccaagtctttatatttcctggcagatgtgaataccaattaatgtagcatcggaattaggaatcatcaaagcaatatataaaaggacatatcattcattattagctcaatcacaaacacacattgcaatgatctaatcctaagcacactcaatagagacatagaaacaaagcattcaaaagcaaagattcatGCAAactagatgacgatttggatgcttcttccatgcggctccattgttcttctttcttctccaaataggtttgttgtggatctcaccttcaagtgcatacacctaattatgaaagcaagattgacattcaaGAATACTTGAAGCGTAAGTTCAATAGTCTGATAAGAATTCGCGgctagggattgattgaagaaaatcatccaatttatagagaaattggagaaatgaacaaattagcatgatagtgattcgaatggaaattcaaatcaagaatagcaaaattatgacatatctatgacaaattgctatgcaaggcttatgacaattcatgacaaatttctatgtcaagaatttatgacaatttatgacaaattctatgacaaatttctatgtcaagaatttatgacaatttatgacaaattctatgacaaatttctatgtcatttccataaatttaggagagaaataggaggaaattgaaattaagaattaagaaattagaaaatttagaaaaagaggaattaagaaattagaaattaggaaattgatgaaaattagaaattaggaattagtgaattaattaataatttttcatttattaatcaattcacaaagaggaataattagccaattaaatgaagatttaattgtaatgagaagacttaggataaataagtaatttattaatcctaaaggaagaaaatgacacacaaggttaaatgatgaaatcacgaaaccttgGAAGACGAaataggtcttgaaagataattgactcgatttgatttgattttggactgataaatgaccaatgtgataaatgatttgattgagaaaatgcgccaattgacgaggaacaatgacaaattgatccaaattgacataattaagacagacaatgatcgatagacaaatcgatcgccaaatgacaagattgacaagaggacaagaatcgatgacaaaatagattgcaaaacgataatattgaaaatgaccacgatcaatgacaaatcgatcgcaaatgacaagattgataatgataaagattgatgacaa contains these protein-coding regions:
- the LOC131051282 gene encoding uncharacterized protein LOC131051282, with translation MSWSILSLRYADSLLILSISIISAFVCEGISWILIYRTSSYKSLRSTIDKTAKKLETMKTTNNSSNALSVKKSKSKKKDRFENSLKESSRDLSFSKFKSGGVVAVVLVIVFGLLSSLFEGKAVAKLPFSPIPLVQRMSHRGLGGDDVTDCSMVFFYFLCSMSIRSNLQKFLGFAPPRGAVNAGGFIPMPDTKTS